The genomic stretch TAGTgctaaaaataagaaggcaagttttgagtttgccaaaaggcaacTGGGTGACTCCCCAAATGTATGAAGGAAGGTGCTATGATCAGACActaaaatctaactttttggCCAACAAGGACAAGCTATGTCTGGCACTTACCCAACACATACAATCACCCTAAAAACACTATCCTTaccatgaaacatggtggtggcagcattatgctgtgagGATGTTTTTTCAGCAGTAAGGACTGTGAAACTGATCTGAGTCAAAGGAAAAATGGATGGTGCTAGGTAGAGATAGTCTGGAGCAAAACCTGGgacagtctgcctgtgatttgagactgaGACAAAGGTTCACCCACCAGCAAAACAGTGGCCCAGAGCATGCTAGAACAACACTTGAGAAGTTTAGGGgaaacatttacttgtgttgAATAGTCCAGTCAAGGTCTAGACCTCAATCCatctgagaatctgtggtaagaCTTTGAAGATCActgttcacaagtgaaaaccatccaacataAAGGTGCTGGTGCAGTTTTGCGTTGACAAATGAGTAAAAatccatgcattttttttttttttgggggggggggggtgttctaCACATCTtgtagacccccccccccccccctgttattaaaaaatactaATAGGAGGGAAATTGCACATACAAATCTCAGTTATAAACAGGGTAATTAGGAAAGGAGCAaccttttcttttgctttcttgAATGTGAAGGAACATTATTATGAATAAGTGAGCTTAACAGGTCATCGTCCAGTTGACGAGAGGAAGAGAAAGGATTCACCTGcaattgtatttaaaaacactTAGAAATGAAGTCAAAGTTGTTTCTTAGTTTCAGTCATGCTAGTTTAACTTTTGTAGCAACTGTAATTTCACTTCATTAACAGGGAGAAGGTATATTACATGGAACTACAGACGATGCAGTCATTATATCATCAGAACcatgaaaatgacaaaacaataTCTATCAACTTCCAGTAGCAAGGCTGCTGGAGATGTTGTCATTCTGCTTAATTTCTGCacaggaaaaaaatgacagtggAAAAACACAAGCAACCTTCAGTCCTATTTTATGCGAATGACAGGACGTTCTTGCCAGGAGCAGAGCAGACTGAGGCCATATATGCTCcaaaacaagcaataaaaaatgATAGTGCAGCATGTTCTGTCACCACATCATTActcaagataaaaaaagataagCAAGTCGGCTATCTTTTGGTGTTTATGTGTTGCAGATTTCATGAATTCGGAGAAGATTCAGTAAAATCTGATTACAACCAAAAAGGCAGGTTGAGCCTACGAGCCTAAAGGTTAATTAAATGCAGGGTATCTGTTGCAATTAATTACTTCATATGATCAACACATATTTCTACTGAAGATCGAGCTGAAGGGGGAGCGTCTTTCTGAGGACGATCAAATCAGCTTCAACTTTTGATCAAAGGCTTTCCAGCACACCTCAGCCTCGAGACAATTAGCATTAAATCTGTGTGCATCTACaggcacacacagagaaaagtaCTCTCACCGTCAGCCTCTCTATCCTGCACGTATCAGTGGGACTTTAGATAAAGCCAAATACGCACATTTGCAAGCAACGTCAACAGATCAATAACTTTTACGTAATGAACAGGGGCTGAGACCCTATAAATACCCTCGGGACACAACTGTCAGCACTCACTCAACAGGCTCTAAGCTTTCTGGTACAACACACAAAATCCAAAACTTCTGGTCGAGAACAGGATACTTTTCTTCATTCTACAAAGAAAAGGCATCAGTAAGTGAGCAGgattgtttctacattttttgaATACAGAAATCTGCAGATATAACTCAACAAAGCTAGAAAAGAGTCAGGTAGAGCAGCTAAACCTAAAATCTGCAAAAATGCAAGCCGTTCGTCAGTGTTCAGCGTGTGCAAGACATGCGGCTGGAGGACTGGTTCGAAATCAAGATGTTTCCTTGTTGCAAAAGAGAGGTGCAGCCTGCATCCGCTACCTCAGGTAAGTTTACTGAAAGCAGTAAATAGTAGTAATTCAAgcgccttttttattttttatgactttaaaTATATGTTGTACATTTTCTCCTGCAGCACATCTGAGAATAGGAAGTCTGGTGCCCAGAAACCTGGAGATCTGACAAACCCCACACACTTATGCCTGGCCTCATTAAGTGTCGGCCACGGACTTTGGGTAAGCCGGAGACtcaatttaaaaactgcaacaaactgTTCAACATATACCAAATATGAACAAAAGAGTTAAGACTGATTTGTCTTTCTTGtttgcagcaggtggaggatCTTTCACATAACTCTCTGATCAGGAGAGCTGCATCCGTACTGTCAGACAGCTCGAGTACCTTCCTCTCTCAGGCCACATTGGCTCTCACAGATGCGTTGAATGACTACGCAAAGGTAgattttcattttgtatttgcacaatattttaaaattgttgAGCTTAATTCATTGGGGAACTAATAAACATTCTCCTCTTCTGTTTTTCACAAGGCGGTGCACTCACGCATCACTTTCCAAAAGAAATATCTAGCGTCACTAGGCAAGATGAGCCCATCAGAGGAGGAATCCCTCCGGCGGGCGATCAGTGGCTGGCGTGCAGAGGTAAGCATTAGAAAAGATGTTTGAAACAGTTCTAAATACAGTTTCAGGGttatctggtttattttttttctttcatacaaaaacaagaatttaTTATACTGATTATGTCTTGTACGTGCCCTGACAGGCTGCTGAGAGACTGAATGAATGCAAGCATTACGAGTCTACCTGGATCAATGCTATCAACCTCTCCAAAATGTCAGCGGAGGCAGCGTACTCCTCAGGTAAGCAATATCTTAGAAGTTGGCtttgtttatatacatatatagttCAGaaaataatgtgtgttttgatCTCTCCATTTGCAGGAGCCCATCAGGCATCCATCCTGGTCCAAACAAACATTCAGGTGGCCGAGTCGCAGGTGGAGGAGGCACGGAAACTGTCAGCAGAGGCCGATAAGAAGCTGGCCGAGACTAAAGTGGAAGAGATCCAGAGAATGGCCGAATACGCTGCTTTTCTAGAGGGCAGTGAGGATCATGAGGTGCACGAGGCTTATCTACGGGAGGACTGAGTCAAGCACAGCAGGAAGCATGTCAAAGTGCAATTGATTTCCTTTGGAAACTGATCTACtgacagtgtttgttttttctccacttTGACTTCCATTTGAAGTCTGTCGCATTtgaaatattaaacatatttatattaacaggaaaaataTCTAATTTTCAAAAGGGAAATAACTGAACAGCACTTTGGGGGAGTATTAGCCACTGTATCACCTTTTAACTCTATTTATTTGATCAGTGAATGTTCCACAATTAAAATTGTCAGTGAATATTGAGAAAGATGAGCTCTTCTCTATGAGTTGtatgagaaaaacaacaaaagctgatGTTTCACTGTAACAAGCatgttttcttattattatatttagcatttttgttatgtctgaaaaagaaataaaataagtgaaaaaaaacttgCGGGCCATTTTTAGGAAAATCTGTTAAAGGTGTATTGCACAAGTTTTGAACTGAAATTCTTTCCCATatatgcccttacaattgcccaacATTTAAAATGAGTTACCTTCTATTTACCAGACCAGCCACAACCACAACTCAGACCCCATCACACACTCCACAcaagtgtaaaaaataaaagtgtctaGTGCGATGAAAAGGGCGTTTAATTGAGTCAGTTTTGACCCCCTTGGTTCCTCACAGTGAGACTAACCTCCTTATTAAACTATTGTGCAGGATAGGCTGCTGTCGTTTTCACAGTTCACCTCTAGTGTTTATATCTTACCTGCTcctttatgaagaaaaaaaacataaatttaagGCCCTTTGCTGCATCCGGGGACATTTCTTTATTCTTCAGCCTCTCCCTCTTTGCtcctcctttattttttttaaactgtctttaTCTCTCCATCTTACATGACTCTGCACTGTATTTGATACATCTTTGCAAAGTGCAAAACGATGTGGAGATTCTGATCATTTTGCTCCGTCTGCTGGCGGGTGCGAAGCTTTACAGTGGGTTTTGCAGccaggacgaggcagcagctgtctgaccaAAGAAGTGGGAAGGCAATCACGGCTCCCTCAACTACCTGGAGAAGGAATGGTGCTTTCACATAAAGTCgccaataacacagaaaaacaaattagtTGCTTTTTTTGAAAGTGAATGAACTGGTGGAGCAGAGGTCTGAAAAGTCACTGGCAACAGCAGTGTTGTGACAGACAATGTCTGCCTTCTCAGACAGTAAAGGGAGGGCATGAGGGGGGGAGTCTGTCTTTACCATCTTGCAACCGtgggagtttcagtcaggcagATACCCGAGTGAGCTGCATGACCAACAtggattgtttttgttatttttgttatcaaatgctattttttttctcttcttccatGCATgcgcacaacactggtgtcatttcaacttgtcgccagagtgTGCAGATGTCAGCAAAATCTTGGAATTTgcgcaatgcacctttaatgtaGCATCTTAACAATACCCTGAAACATTATGTCACAGCATTCTTAatgtaattataataaaacagaGGGAACTTTATCATCAGGGCAGGGTCACCATATAGTCAgccaaaaaggacattttttatatatctatgagcttttgggatgatttagattttttattagGGGCCCCTTGTAGATCAAAGCCCCTGCATCAGGGCTTTGATCTACAAGAAACAAATGTGGGTCATACTTAAGGTAAACCaagctttataaaaacaaaaaccaccATAATAAACAATCATAATTTACATTCCTTTAACAAAATGCCAGATAAATTGTGCAATAAATTGTGCAATGTCTTTCAGCCAGTCAGCTGTCTTACAGTTTTATCAAGAACACAGGCATATTTACctatttggaaatatttatatattatatatttaacgCTGATGTTTTGATAAATATACATAAAGggttttatttactaacaaaagtaagcaaaaacaaagcataaaacaccaaaataacaactaatacgccaggagGATGtcataatctttcataaaactttgtatgcacCCAGaatgagctactgatgtataaataaaaaaaaaaaaattaacgtGGCTATTAATCTTTAAGTTAATGAGGTTTCGCAAGGCAAggaaagtttatttgtaaagctcatttcagtaacaggacaatagtgctgaacatgaacagaacagaacaaagaaaagaaaacatacagaggaaagcacattgtaGTGGAATAGTAGAAGCGggtcaagatataagacaagttgaactacaaacttcaacaccaacattcaaaggcaactctaaacaaatagttttttaaactggatttaaaggaagtcagggtttcagcacttttacagtcttctgggagtttgttccagataagtggagcacaAGAACTAAATGCCGGTTCtctatgtttggttctggttctgcagagtagactTAAACCAGACAACCTTAGTGggctggatggttgatacactaataacaagtctgtgatgtatttaggtgctgagccattcagtgatttatagactaacagaagtattttaaagtctattttctgagatacagggagccagtgtaaggactttagaactgaggtgatgtgctctactttcttagtcttagtgaggatgcaggcagcaacgttctggatcagctgcagttgtctgatcgACTTTTATAGCAGACCTCTGAAGACACCattaaataatcaatttgactagaaataaacacatggattagatATTTGAGATCCTGCTGAGAAATTAGTCTGTTAATCCTGTAAATATTcaagtgatagaaagccaactttgtaattgtctttagatgctttggaggttcaggtctacATGTAAATGCAAACCAAAACTGTGAGTCTGATTTGAACGGGAACGGAGAAAAATGCATTACTTAAATCAATAGCAGTGAAAAGCTTGTTGTCATGGTCTAACGCATTTAGCCACGTATGGGGGTCCGGAACATTAGGAGCGCAAGTTTGAACTGCTTCATTAA from Fundulus heteroclitus isolate FHET01 chromosome 18, MU-UCD_Fhet_4.1, whole genome shotgun sequence encodes the following:
- the diabloa gene encoding diablo homolog, mitochondrial → MQAVRQCSACARHAAGGLVRNQDVSLLQKRGAACIRYLSTSENRKSGAQKPGDLTNPTHLCLASLSVGHGLWQVEDLSHNSLIRRAASVLSDSSSTFLSQATLALTDALNDYAKAVHSRITFQKKYLASLGKMSPSEEESLRRAISGWRAEAAERLNECKHYESTWINAINLSKMSAEAAYSSGAHQASILVQTNIQVAESQVEEARKLSAEADKKLAETKVEEIQRMAEYAAFLEGSEDHEVHEAYLRED